One genomic region from Eptesicus fuscus isolate TK198812 chromosome 18, DD_ASM_mEF_20220401, whole genome shotgun sequence encodes:
- the LOC103300615 gene encoding protein piccolo-like isoform X1 yields MEQDYGSHQAGETGSAAAPGPLPAPVQGQGQGKCWCPAQATPTPTRANTPAPHTTFPPAAVARNTCNPDDLLGSIAKDLPRDLLRESGHPWSGLLESSKVVTFCQDKVIFGSQRLPTPGHPPTESPDHAPELEAARRPLPKQPETPAEKPLFYTFNLDSPTASPGRPGPPTPQRSRQEVRSQPEGQPLRARNSTCSRAPLSTCPATCLRQRPAPPPREATQRPASGAPPCQLQDPTEGHVLVFDMDTGNTRLGLLCQDPLGSRAVLVGLVPHHPSVHAPDNMPSTWPLAVPVASPNSNRSSFWPVSSVLSSPVPSSLSSGSYREVALAPKEAQLKLESRDGPGPETPIRVGLLPGPIPVGVPLQVGERTPSRVQDPGWSKPAAEKSEPTRTIWILDASRMQDASVVTSEPAPEPARPAPAQEAARAMLQADTGSHTRQEASTAHPNDLRAEGTRQGPLSGWPPLGEQHPVSGQRPAAGQPPSAEQPPLTGAPLARQRSVTGQPSFCQEPTVSKELILSRGAASTREAGQAPTLCQEGEALGPPAHVGVLRVPLAQEKTCVYVSRETMGLSVPPSSNSHWLSPWQPASSHGAPGQQLSLVTVATPGTSYKVLPMAMVGTAPRGPRLRLTAEDMTDSPVVTSLGLLSGAYYALPGQPPGLCGHAPGHFQSSAAVVIDTGSGFTKCGLAGEDHVLSVVPSRVQLLQPPAQDQPRYAMLGTGGGSSTVLNRGVVSDWDALEVLWQHLFYCKLGMRPEELAVLVADSPISPRTNREKVAEILFECFHVPAMQTVQQALLALYAYGRTTGLVLGSGHGTSYVAPVLTGDLAPLDTYRLDVAGADLTEYLAELLLAGGHSPPKAGLVNHIKETCCYVALDVKAEAARTQAQSPVDFVLPDKQVITLGSERFRCPEALFQPHLLGLNQLGLPQLALLSISRLEARQQEQLLANVVLDGGSTLVSGFPERLRQELGPRATVLGSPHRAVAAWLGGSIMASRDSFQSLWLSRREYEEEGPWAIYKYHL; encoded by the exons ATGGAGCAGGACTATGGAAGTCACCAAGCAG GGGAGACTGGCTCAGCTGCAGCCCCAGGTCCTCTTCCGGCTCcagtccaaggtcaaggtcagGGCAAGTGCTGGTGTCCGGCTCAGGCAACTCCAACTCCAACTCGGGCCAATACTCCAGCTCCGCATACAACCTTCCCGCCGGCAGCCGTCGCACGTAACACCTGCAACCCCGACGACCTGCTGGGTAGCATCGCCAAGGACTTGCCCCGGGACCTGCTCAGGGAGAGTGGCCACCCGTGGTCAGGCCTCTTGGAGTCTTCCAAAGTGGTCACGTTCTGCCAGGACAAAGTGATCTTCGGTTCTCAGCGGCTCCCCACCCCGGGACACCCTCCCACAGAGTCCCCAGACCACGCCCCGGAGCTCGAAGCTGCCAGGAGGCCGTTACCTAAGCAGCCGGAGACCCCAGCAGAGAAGCCGCTGTTCTACACCTTCAATCTAGACAGCCCCACAGCATCCCCAGGAAGGCCGGGCCCCCCCACGCCCCAGAGGAGCCGCCAGGAGGTCCGCTCTCAGCCGGAGGGGCAGCCCCTCCGTGCCCGCAACAGCACCTGCTCCAGGGCTCCGCTCTCCACCTGCCCAGCCACCTGCCTCAGGCAgcgcccggccccgcctccccgggAAGCCACGCAGAGGCCCGCCTCCGGCGCGCCCCCCTGCCAGCTCCAGGACCCTACGGAAGGCCACGTGCTGGTGTTTGACATGGACACGGGCAACACCAGGCTGGGACTGCTGTGCCAGGACCCCCTGGGCTCCCGGGCAGTACTGGTGGGCCTCGTGCCCCACCATCCGTCCGTTCATGCCCCTGACAATATGCCGTCCACCTGGCCACTGGCCGTGCCCGTCGCCTCCCCTAACAGCAACCGCTCCAGCTTCTGGCCCGTCTCGTCGGTGCTGTCCAGCCCCGTGCCCTCCAGCCTCTCATCCGGCAGCTACCGCGAGGTGGCCCTGGCCCCCAAGGAAGCCCAGCTCAAACTGGAGTCCCGGGATGGCCCTGGTCCCGAGACACCCATCAGGGtgggcctgctccctgggcccaTTCCAGTGGGAGTGCCCCTCCAGGTTGGAGAGAGGACACCGAGCCGTGTCCAGGATCCCGGCTGGTCCAAACCTGCGGCTGAGAAAAGCGAACCCACTCGCACCATCTGGATCCTGGATGCGTCCAGGATGCAGGATGCCTCTGTGGTCACCTCAGAGCCGGCCCCAGAGCCCgcccgcccagccccagcccaggaggcagccagggccatgCTCCAGGCGGACACAGGCAGCCACACCCGGCAGGAGGCCAGCACTGCTCACCCTAACGACCTTCGGGCCGAAGGTACTCGGCAGGGCCCCCTCAGCGGTTGGCCCCCGCTCGGTGAGCAGCATCCCGTCTCTGGACAGCGCCCTGCAGCGGGTCAGCCTCCCTCTGCGGAGCAGCCCCCTCTCACTGGGGCCCCTCTTGCCAGGCAACGTTCTGTCACTGGGCAGCCTTCCTTTTGCCAAGAGCCCACCGTCTCCAAAGAGCTCATCCTCTCAAGAGGCGCCGCCTCCACCAgggaggctggccaggcccccacgCTGTGCCAGGAAGGGGAGGCCTTGGGTCCGCCCGCCCATGTCGGGGTACTCCGGGTGCCCCTGGCCCAGGAGAAGACCTGCGTCTACGTGAGCAGGGAAACGatgggcctcagtgtccctccCAGCTCCAACTCCCACTGGCTGTCTCCCTGGCAGCCCGCCAGCTCTCACGGGGCCCCGGGGCAGCAGCTCTCCCTCGTCACAGTCGCCACACCTGGCACCAGCTACAAGGTCTTGCCCATGGCCATGGTGGGCACGGCGCCCCGGGGCCCCCGGCTCAGGCTGACGGCCGAGGACATGACCGACTCGCCAGTGGTCACGAGCCTGGGCCTGCTCAGCGGGGCCTACTATGCTCTGCCGGGACAGCCCCCCGGGCTCTGCGGCCACGCGCCGGGCCACTTCCAGAGCTCGGCCGCCGTGGTGATTGACACGGGCTCAGGCTTCACCAAGTGCGGCCTGGCCGGGGAGGACCACGTCCTCAGCGTGGTGCCCTCACGCGTGCAGCTGCTGCAGCCGCCCGCCCAGGACCAGCCCAGGTACGCGATGCTGGGCACCGGCGGCGGCTCGTCCACGGTGCTGAACCGGGGCGTGGTCTCCGACTGGGACGCGCTGGAGGTGCTGTGGCAGCACCTGTTCTACTGCAAGCTGGGCATGCGGCCCGAGGAGCTGGCCGTGCTGGTGGCCGACTCGCCCATCTCGCCGCGCACCAACCGCGAGAAGGTGGCCGAAATCCTCTTCGAGTGCTTCCACGTGCCGGCCATGCAGACCGTGCAGCAGGCCCTGCTGGCGCTCTACGCCTACGGGCGCACCACCGGGCTGGTGCTGGGCAGCGGCCACGGCACCTCCTACGTGGCGCCCGTCCTCACCGGGGACCTGGCCCCACTGGACACCTACAGGCTGGATGTGGCCGGGGCCGACCTCACCGAGTACCTGGCGGAGCTGCTGCTGGCCGGCGGCCACTCGCCGCCCAAGGCGGGGCTGGTCAACCACATCAAAGAGACCTGCTGCTACGTGGCTCTGGATGTGAAAGCCGAGGCGGCCCGCACGCAGGCCCAGTCCCCGGTGGACTTCGTGCTTCCGGACAAGCAGGTCATCACGCTGGGCTCTGAGCGCTTCCGCTGCCCCGAGGCCCTCTTCCAGCCCCACCTGCTGGGCCTCAACCAGCTGGGCCTCCCGCAGCTCGCCCTCCTCAGCATCAGCCGGCTGGAGGCccggcagcaggagcagctgctggcCAACGTGGTGCTGGACGGGGGCAGCACGCTGGTGAGCGGCTTCCCCGAGCGCCTGCGACAGGAGCTGGGCCCTCGTGCCACCGTGCTGGGCTCTCCCCACCGCGCCGTGGCCGCCTGGCTTGGAGGCTCCATCATGGCCTCCCGGGACTCCTTCCAGAGCCTGTGGCTCAGCCGCCGGGAGTACGAGGAGGAGGGCCCGTGGGCCATCTACAAGTACCATCTCTGA
- the CAMKV gene encoding caM kinase-like vesicle-associated protein, translating into MPFGCVTLGDKKNYNQPSEVTDRYDLGQVIKTEEFCEIFRAKDKTTGKLHTCKKFQKRDGRKVRKAAKNEIGILKMVKHPNILQLVDVFVTRKEYFIFLELATGREVFDWILDQGYYSERDTSNVVRQVLEAVAYLHSLKIVHRNLKLENLVYYNRLKNSKIVISDFHLAKLENGLIKEPCGTPEYLAPEVVGRQRYGRPVDCWAIGVIMYILLSGNPPFYEEVEEDDYENHDKNLFRKILAGDYEFDSPYWDDISQAAKDLVTRLMEVEQDQRITAEEAISHEWISGNAASDKNIKDGVCAQIEKNFARAKWKKAVRVTTLMKRLRAPEQSSAAAAQSAPATDTAAPGAADRSATPATDGSVTPATDGSATPATDGSVTPATDGSVTPATDGSVTPATDRSVTPATDGRATPATEESTVPTSQSSATPEPASAQPDSTASGGAAGQAPPSSKGEEAAGSAESRREETS; encoded by the exons ATGCCGTTTGGGTGTGTGACTCTGGGCGACAAGAAGAACTATAACCAGCCGTCGGAGGTGACGGACAGATATGATTTGGGACAGGTCATCAAAAC GGAGGAGTTCTGCGAGATCTTCCGGGCCAAGGACAAGACCACGGGCAAGCTGCACACCTGCAAGAAGTTCCAGAAGCGGGACGGCCGCAAGGTGCGCAAGGCGGCCAAGAACGAGATCGGCATCCTCAAGAT GGTGAAACACCCCAACATCTTGCAGCTGGTGGATGTGTTTGTGACCCGCAAGGAGTACTTCATCTTCCTGGAGCT GGCCACGGGGAGGGAGGTGTTTGACTGGATCCTGGACCAGGGCTACTACTCGGAACGAGACACGAGCAACGTGGTGCGGCAGGTCCTGGAGGCCGTGGCCTACCTGCACTCGCTCAAGATCGTGCACAGGAACCTCAAG CTGGAGAACCTGGTGTATTACAACAGGCTGAAGAACTCCAAGATCGTCATCAGCGACTTCCACCTGGCCAAGCTGGAGAACGGCCTCATCAAGGAGCCCTGCGGGACGCCCGAGTACCTGG CCCCGGAGGTGGTAGGCCGGCAGCGGTACGGACGCCCCGTGGACTGCTGGGCCATTGGCGTCATCATGTACATCCT GCTTTCAGGGAACCCGCCTTTCTacgaggaggtggaggaggacgACTATGAGAACCACGACAAGAATCTCTTCCGCAAGATCCTGGCTGGCGACTACGAGTTCGACTCTCCGTACTGGGACGACATCTCGCAGGCGG CCAAAGACCTGGTCACGAGGCTGATGGAGGTGGAGCAGGACCAGCGCATCACCGCCGAAGAGGCCATCTCCCACGAGTG GATTTCTGGCAACGCCGCTTCCGACAAGAACATCAAGGATGGCGTCTGTGCCCAGATCGAGAAGAACTTTGCCAGGGCCAAGTGGAAG AAAGCTGTCCGAGTGACGACGCTCATGAAGCGGCTGCGGGCGCCAGAGCAGTCCAGCGCCGCGGCCGCCCAGTCGGCTCCAGCCACAGACACTGCCGcgcctggggctgcag ACCGCAGCGCCACCCCAGCCACCGACGGGAGCGTCACCCCAGCCACCGACGGGAGCGCCACCCCAGCCACTGATGGGAGCGTCACCCCAGCCACCGACGGGAGCGTCACCCCAGCCACCGATGGGAGCGTCACCCCAGCCACTGACAGGAGCGTCACCCCAGCCACGGACGGGAgagccaccccagccacagaAGAGAGCactgtgcccaccagccaaagcagTGCCACCCCCGAGCCGGCTTCGGCCCAGCCGGACAGCACAGCCTCGGGGGGCGCAGCGGGCCAGGCTCCGCCCTCTAGTAAAGGGGAAGAGGCTGCTGGCTCTGCCGAGTCCCGGAGGGAGGAGACCAGCTGA
- the LOC103300615 gene encoding protein piccolo-like isoform X2, with protein sequence MRPCPGETGSAAAPGPLPAPVQGQGQGKCWCPAQATPTPTRANTPAPHTTFPPAAVARNTCNPDDLLGSIAKDLPRDLLRESGHPWSGLLESSKVVTFCQDKVIFGSQRLPTPGHPPTESPDHAPELEAARRPLPKQPETPAEKPLFYTFNLDSPTASPGRPGPPTPQRSRQEVRSQPEGQPLRARNSTCSRAPLSTCPATCLRQRPAPPPREATQRPASGAPPCQLQDPTEGHVLVFDMDTGNTRLGLLCQDPLGSRAVLVGLVPHHPSVHAPDNMPSTWPLAVPVASPNSNRSSFWPVSSVLSSPVPSSLSSGSYREVALAPKEAQLKLESRDGPGPETPIRVGLLPGPIPVGVPLQVGERTPSRVQDPGWSKPAAEKSEPTRTIWILDASRMQDASVVTSEPAPEPARPAPAQEAARAMLQADTGSHTRQEASTAHPNDLRAEGTRQGPLSGWPPLGEQHPVSGQRPAAGQPPSAEQPPLTGAPLARQRSVTGQPSFCQEPTVSKELILSRGAASTREAGQAPTLCQEGEALGPPAHVGVLRVPLAQEKTCVYVSRETMGLSVPPSSNSHWLSPWQPASSHGAPGQQLSLVTVATPGTSYKVLPMAMVGTAPRGPRLRLTAEDMTDSPVVTSLGLLSGAYYALPGQPPGLCGHAPGHFQSSAAVVIDTGSGFTKCGLAGEDHVLSVVPSRVQLLQPPAQDQPRYAMLGTGGGSSTVLNRGVVSDWDALEVLWQHLFYCKLGMRPEELAVLVADSPISPRTNREKVAEILFECFHVPAMQTVQQALLALYAYGRTTGLVLGSGHGTSYVAPVLTGDLAPLDTYRLDVAGADLTEYLAELLLAGGHSPPKAGLVNHIKETCCYVALDVKAEAARTQAQSPVDFVLPDKQVITLGSERFRCPEALFQPHLLGLNQLGLPQLALLSISRLEARQQEQLLANVVLDGGSTLVSGFPERLRQELGPRATVLGSPHRAVAAWLGGSIMASRDSFQSLWLSRREYEEEGPWAIYKYHL encoded by the exons ATGAGACCCTGCCCTG GGGAGACTGGCTCAGCTGCAGCCCCAGGTCCTCTTCCGGCTCcagtccaaggtcaaggtcagGGCAAGTGCTGGTGTCCGGCTCAGGCAACTCCAACTCCAACTCGGGCCAATACTCCAGCTCCGCATACAACCTTCCCGCCGGCAGCCGTCGCACGTAACACCTGCAACCCCGACGACCTGCTGGGTAGCATCGCCAAGGACTTGCCCCGGGACCTGCTCAGGGAGAGTGGCCACCCGTGGTCAGGCCTCTTGGAGTCTTCCAAAGTGGTCACGTTCTGCCAGGACAAAGTGATCTTCGGTTCTCAGCGGCTCCCCACCCCGGGACACCCTCCCACAGAGTCCCCAGACCACGCCCCGGAGCTCGAAGCTGCCAGGAGGCCGTTACCTAAGCAGCCGGAGACCCCAGCAGAGAAGCCGCTGTTCTACACCTTCAATCTAGACAGCCCCACAGCATCCCCAGGAAGGCCGGGCCCCCCCACGCCCCAGAGGAGCCGCCAGGAGGTCCGCTCTCAGCCGGAGGGGCAGCCCCTCCGTGCCCGCAACAGCACCTGCTCCAGGGCTCCGCTCTCCACCTGCCCAGCCACCTGCCTCAGGCAgcgcccggccccgcctccccgggAAGCCACGCAGAGGCCCGCCTCCGGCGCGCCCCCCTGCCAGCTCCAGGACCCTACGGAAGGCCACGTGCTGGTGTTTGACATGGACACGGGCAACACCAGGCTGGGACTGCTGTGCCAGGACCCCCTGGGCTCCCGGGCAGTACTGGTGGGCCTCGTGCCCCACCATCCGTCCGTTCATGCCCCTGACAATATGCCGTCCACCTGGCCACTGGCCGTGCCCGTCGCCTCCCCTAACAGCAACCGCTCCAGCTTCTGGCCCGTCTCGTCGGTGCTGTCCAGCCCCGTGCCCTCCAGCCTCTCATCCGGCAGCTACCGCGAGGTGGCCCTGGCCCCCAAGGAAGCCCAGCTCAAACTGGAGTCCCGGGATGGCCCTGGTCCCGAGACACCCATCAGGGtgggcctgctccctgggcccaTTCCAGTGGGAGTGCCCCTCCAGGTTGGAGAGAGGACACCGAGCCGTGTCCAGGATCCCGGCTGGTCCAAACCTGCGGCTGAGAAAAGCGAACCCACTCGCACCATCTGGATCCTGGATGCGTCCAGGATGCAGGATGCCTCTGTGGTCACCTCAGAGCCGGCCCCAGAGCCCgcccgcccagccccagcccaggaggcagccagggccatgCTCCAGGCGGACACAGGCAGCCACACCCGGCAGGAGGCCAGCACTGCTCACCCTAACGACCTTCGGGCCGAAGGTACTCGGCAGGGCCCCCTCAGCGGTTGGCCCCCGCTCGGTGAGCAGCATCCCGTCTCTGGACAGCGCCCTGCAGCGGGTCAGCCTCCCTCTGCGGAGCAGCCCCCTCTCACTGGGGCCCCTCTTGCCAGGCAACGTTCTGTCACTGGGCAGCCTTCCTTTTGCCAAGAGCCCACCGTCTCCAAAGAGCTCATCCTCTCAAGAGGCGCCGCCTCCACCAgggaggctggccaggcccccacgCTGTGCCAGGAAGGGGAGGCCTTGGGTCCGCCCGCCCATGTCGGGGTACTCCGGGTGCCCCTGGCCCAGGAGAAGACCTGCGTCTACGTGAGCAGGGAAACGatgggcctcagtgtccctccCAGCTCCAACTCCCACTGGCTGTCTCCCTGGCAGCCCGCCAGCTCTCACGGGGCCCCGGGGCAGCAGCTCTCCCTCGTCACAGTCGCCACACCTGGCACCAGCTACAAGGTCTTGCCCATGGCCATGGTGGGCACGGCGCCCCGGGGCCCCCGGCTCAGGCTGACGGCCGAGGACATGACCGACTCGCCAGTGGTCACGAGCCTGGGCCTGCTCAGCGGGGCCTACTATGCTCTGCCGGGACAGCCCCCCGGGCTCTGCGGCCACGCGCCGGGCCACTTCCAGAGCTCGGCCGCCGTGGTGATTGACACGGGCTCAGGCTTCACCAAGTGCGGCCTGGCCGGGGAGGACCACGTCCTCAGCGTGGTGCCCTCACGCGTGCAGCTGCTGCAGCCGCCCGCCCAGGACCAGCCCAGGTACGCGATGCTGGGCACCGGCGGCGGCTCGTCCACGGTGCTGAACCGGGGCGTGGTCTCCGACTGGGACGCGCTGGAGGTGCTGTGGCAGCACCTGTTCTACTGCAAGCTGGGCATGCGGCCCGAGGAGCTGGCCGTGCTGGTGGCCGACTCGCCCATCTCGCCGCGCACCAACCGCGAGAAGGTGGCCGAAATCCTCTTCGAGTGCTTCCACGTGCCGGCCATGCAGACCGTGCAGCAGGCCCTGCTGGCGCTCTACGCCTACGGGCGCACCACCGGGCTGGTGCTGGGCAGCGGCCACGGCACCTCCTACGTGGCGCCCGTCCTCACCGGGGACCTGGCCCCACTGGACACCTACAGGCTGGATGTGGCCGGGGCCGACCTCACCGAGTACCTGGCGGAGCTGCTGCTGGCCGGCGGCCACTCGCCGCCCAAGGCGGGGCTGGTCAACCACATCAAAGAGACCTGCTGCTACGTGGCTCTGGATGTGAAAGCCGAGGCGGCCCGCACGCAGGCCCAGTCCCCGGTGGACTTCGTGCTTCCGGACAAGCAGGTCATCACGCTGGGCTCTGAGCGCTTCCGCTGCCCCGAGGCCCTCTTCCAGCCCCACCTGCTGGGCCTCAACCAGCTGGGCCTCCCGCAGCTCGCCCTCCTCAGCATCAGCCGGCTGGAGGCccggcagcaggagcagctgctggcCAACGTGGTGCTGGACGGGGGCAGCACGCTGGTGAGCGGCTTCCCCGAGCGCCTGCGACAGGAGCTGGGCCCTCGTGCCACCGTGCTGGGCTCTCCCCACCGCGCCGTGGCCGCCTGGCTTGGAGGCTCCATCATGGCCTCCCGGGACTCCTTCCAGAGCCTGTGGCTCAGCCGCCGGGAGTACGAGGAGGAGGGCCCGTGGGCCATCTACAAGTACCATCTCTGA